A genomic window from Tenebrio molitor chromosome X, icTenMoli1.1, whole genome shotgun sequence includes:
- the Khc-73 gene encoding kinesin-like protein KIF13A codes for MSTDKIKVAVRVRPFNRRELELGTQCVVKMEKQQTILQQPTTLDKMERKQPKSFAFDHCFCSVDPLAEGFASQEVVFDSLGRDILDNAFQGYNACIFAYGQTGSGKSYSMMGTQDNKGIIPRLCDSLFGLIAKQQSSELTYKVEVSYMEIYNEKVHDLLDPQTNKQSLKVREHNVLGPYVDGLSQLAVTSFQDIDNLMAEGNKSRTVAATNMNSESSRSHAVFTVILTQTLVDTQSGVTGEKVSRMSLVDLAGSERAVKTGAVGDRLKEGSNINKSLTTLGLVISKLADQSSGNKNKDKFVPYRDSVLTWILKDNLGGNSKTVMVATISPAADNYEETLSTLRYADRAKRIVNHAVVNEDPNARIIRELRQEVEALKEMLKHATGSPVGDIQRVDIHQKLSESEKLYKEVSQTWEEKLMKTERIQNERQQALEKMGISIQASGIKVEKNKYYLVNLNADPSLNELLVYYLKERTIVGARSCGSGVEPDIQLSGLGIQPEHCIITIEDGELFLEPVANARSYINGSQVTQRTQLRHGDRIVWGNHHFFRVNCPRSVSATSEPQTPAQNIDYNFARDELMLNELINDPIQAAISRLEKQHKEDKQVALEKQRMEYERQFQQLRNIMSPSTPYPPYSYDPLRASFGKTTPCTPTTQMRVEKWAQERDEMFQRSIGQLKAGIYHANSLVQEANCLAEHMGRQTKFSVTLQIPPDNLSPNRRKGAFVSEPAILVKRGTQSQVWSMEKLENKIIDMRELYEEKKEQGDYLRDSPVKGPDPFFESQENHNLIGVANIFLECLFHDIKLDYHTPIISQQGEVAGRLQVELSRVAGTFPQDRICEAASDNSSESSHDDEEHGSSNVTCRVHIKQASGLPLTLSHYVFCQYNFWNYPDPIVVPTKTDAPSLTLPVTKDSTIFKFDHVQDFGVPMTEEFLEHCGEGALSIEVWGNRSAGFSKHKPGWEVEQQLATARSLVDRWSELTRKIELWVEIQELNDQGEYAPVEVSIKNEVLTGGVYQLRQGQQRRIQVRVKPAQNSGTLPIICQEIVKIEVGGIMVRNRLQKHLDSYQEEDLSVLREKWGDALLRRHQYLEQQIKKLLEKINKSDQDIEREQSLMDQWVNLTEERNAVLIPTPGSGIPGAPAVWSPPAGMEPYVPVLFLDLNADDLTTHQSGDVIPTAGANSILPKEVGSTFYNLHILHRLEKDVCAVASWDSSIHDSAHLNKITEPTERVYMILRITVRLSHPAPMNLVLRKRLALNIYKRQSITDRIKRKIVRSDVITQCGVTYEVVSNVPKACEELEDRESLAQLVASGEESSFCDGETYIEKYTRGVSAVESILTLDRLRQSVAVKELLQARGQPLMRKTASVPNFSQFMRLDTSTESLQMSRSESVSELNSELHGVATPLRPRTSFGKDSEGTPTKPFGIARPTFLNLSLNLNSLRLQQPTGSSKLFPGITSPANTKLGLRMTTLHEEQPTLPRKHSLDILSDNTIEEQCEDGQDEKQTVTRNVKSRSNGRRTIPTSRTLDSLVELAPKSGTPSATSSGYGSQAVSSTNLSSDDSMSLRSISVDETPDLEGTPAVSNDLQPVTEVVDSSSENYPESNSGEDQIADGGSEDYVPNGVDNHSDNNQEKPACDNEESTVIKTNLSPGRVVRRKKTSKTQHSQRASFPQARPQLSESKVAHSLEQSLISTNLIHDDEGLDSSTDRLEDDSENNFGSKPDLTKLSDVPVPEWVVLGESVLIRPYNSSGVVAYIGGTEFASGTWIGVELDAPKGKNDGSIQGVRYFSCRPKYGMFVRADKLILDRRGRAMRAYKADSLANNKCASGKGDGLPRSRSRGDGLNSVGTRPSSKAK; via the exons ATGTCTacagataaaataaaagttgcagTTAGGGTCCGTCCTTTTAATCGTAGAG AGCTTGAATTGGGAACACAATGTGTCGTCAAAATGGAAAAACAACAGACAATTCTCCAGCAACCCACGACCCTGGACAAAATGGAAAG GAAACAGCCAAAGAGTTTTGCGTTCGACCATTGTTTCTGTTCGGTGGATCCGCTCGCAGAGGGGTTTGCTTCGCAGGAAGTCGTTTTCGACAGCCTCGGGCGGGATATCCTCGACAATGCGTTCCAAGGATACAACGCCTGCATTTTCGCTTACGGCCAAACAG gtTCGGGAAAATCATATTCAATGATGGGCACGCAAGATAACAAGGGAATAATACCAAGACTATGTGATTCGTTGTTTGGCCTAATTGCAAAACAACAAAGCTCTGAACTTACTTACAAAGTTGAAGTAAGTTACATGGAAATTTACAACGAAAAG GTCCACGATTTGTTAGATCCTCAAACGAACAAGCAATCATTAAAAGTGAGAGAACATAATGTACTCGGTCCTTACGTCGATGGGTTGTCCCAATTGGCAGTTACGTCGTTCCAG GATATCGATAATTTGATGGCCGAAGGCAATAAATCCAGAACTGTGGCTGCCACAAACATGAATAGTGAATCTTCTAGATCTCATGCGGTATTTACGGTGATTTTGACCCAAACTTTGGTGGACACCCAAAGTGGGGTGACAGGTGAGAAAGTGAGTCGCATGTCTTTGGTAGATTTAGCAGGTTCCGAAAGGGCTGTGAAAACGGGAGCTGTCGGTGACAGATTAAAAGAAGGCTCCAATATCAATAA GTCGTTAACAACGTTAGGTCTAGTTATATCAAAATTAGCGGATCAATCGTCTGGAAATAAGAACAAAGATAAATTCGTGCCGTACCGCGACTCCGTGCTGACATGGATATTGAAAGACAATTTGGGCGGGAACAGCAAGACGGTAATGGTGGCGACAATTTCTCCAGCAGCGGACAATTACGAAGAAACGTTATCGACCTTGCGGTACGCCGACAGAGCGAAGAGAATCGTCAATCACGCCGTCGTCAACGAAGATCCGAACGCCAGGATCATAAGAGAGTTGAGACAAGAAGTGGAAGCGCTGAAGGAAATGCTGAAACACGCTACC GGTTCTCCAGTCGGCGATATTCAAAGAGTTGATATTCACCAGAAATtgagcgaaagtgaaaaattatacaaagaAGTGTCCCAGACGTGGGAAGAGAAACTAATGAAAACGGAGAGAATTCAAAATGAAAGACAGCAAGCCCTAGAAAAAATGGGAATTAGCATACAGGCGTCGGGGATAAAAGTCGAGAAGAATAAATATTACTTGGTTAATTTGAACGCGGATCCGTCTCTTAACGAGCTTCTGGTGTACTACTTGAAGGAGCGGACAATAGTGGGGGCGAGGAGTTGCGGTTCTGGAGTGGAACCGGATATACAATTATCTGGATTGGGGATTCAACCCGAGCACTGCATAATTACCATAGAAGACGGGGAATTATTTTTGGAGCCTGTGGCCAATGCCCGATCCTACATCAACGGTTCTCAGGTGACGCAAAGGACGCAGCTGAGACACGGTGACAGGATAGTGTGGGGCAACCACCACTTCTTCAGGGTAAATTGCCCCAGATCAGTTT ctGCAACTTCCGAGCCCCAGACGCCGGCACAAAATATCGACTACAACTTCGCCCGTGACGAACTCATGCTTAACGAACTCATTAACGATCCAATACAAGCTGCGATCTCGCGTCTGGaaaaacaacacaaagaaGACAAACAAG TCGCTCTGGAAAAACAACGAATGGAATATGAAAGGCAATTTCAGCAGTTGAGAAATATTATGTCACCCTCAACACCTTACCCTCCTTATTCGTACGATCCCTTGAGAGCCAGTTTCGGTAAAACAACCCCTTGCACGCCCACCACGCAGATGAGAGTTGAAAAATGGGCGCAAGAACGAGACGAGATGTTTCAAAGAAGCATAGGTCAACTGAAGGCGGGCATATATCATGCCAACTCCTTGGTGCAAGAGGCCAACTGTTTGGCCGAACACATGGGACGGCAAACAAAATTCAGCGTCACTTTGCAAATACCCCCGGACAATTTGAGTCCCAACAGGAGG AAAGGAGCGTTCGTGAGCGAGCCTGCTATTCTTGTAAAAAGAGGAACACAAAGCCAGGTCTGGTCGATGGAGAAActggaaaacaaaataattgacatGCGAGAGCTGTACGAAGAGAAGAAGGAACAAGGAGATTATTTAAGA GACTCCCCGGTCAAAGGTCCCGACCCCTTCTTCGAGTCTCAAGAAAACCACAATTTGATAGGTGTAGCTAATATTTTTCTGGAGTGCTTGTTCCACGACATCAAATTAGACTATCACACGCCCATAATAAGCCAACAAGGCGAAGTCGCCGGGAGGTTGCAG GTGGAACTCAGCCGCGTGGCCGGAACGTTCCCGCAAGACAGGATATGCGAAGCAGCTTCAGACAACTCTTCTGAGAGCAGTCACGACGACGAGGAACACGGCAGTTCTAATGTCACTTGTCGAGTGCATATCAAGCAAGCTTCGGGTCTACCGTTGACACTTTCGCATTACGTATTCTGCCAAtacaatttttggaattatCCGGATCCCATTGTGGTCCCGACCAAAACTGACGCTCCTAGTTTGACCCTCCCGGTCACCAAGGACTCTACCATTTTCAAATTCGACCACGTCCAGGATTTTGGTGTGCCCATGACGGAGGAGTTCCTCGAGCATTGTGGAG AGGGCGCTCTCTCGATTGAAGTGTGGGGAAATAGGAGTGCCGGATTTTCCAAACACAAACCTGGATGGGAAGTCGAGCAGCAGTTGGCCACGGCGCGGTCGTTGGTGGATCGGTGGTCCGAACTGACCAGGAAGATCGAATTGTGGGTGGAGATACAAGAACTGAACGACCAAGGGGAGTACGCTCCTGTAGAAGTGTCCATCAAGAACGAGGTCTTGACAGGTGGAGTGTATCAGTTGCGCCAGGGACAACAAAGACGGATTCAAGTCAGAGTGAAGCCGGCGCAAAACTCTGGTACTCTTCCCATCATCTGTCAAGagattgtcaaaattgaaGTTGGAGGAATCATGGTGCGGAATCGCTTGCAGAAACATCTGGATTCGTACCAAGAGGAGGATTTGTCGGTGTTGAGGGAGAAGTGGGGCGATGCGCTTCTCAGAAGACATCAGTACCTAGAGCAACAGATCAAGAAGCTGCTCGAAAAGATCAACAAAAGCGATCAAGACATCGAGAGAGAACAAAGTTTGATGGACCAGTGGGTCAATCTGACGGAAGAGCGCAACGCGGTGCTGATCCCGACACCTGGATCGGGAATTCCTGGTGCACCCGCTGTCTGGAGTCCACCAGCTGGAATGGAACCATACGTGCCAGTTTTGTTCTTGGATTTGAACG CCGATGACCTCACCACACACCAATCCGGAGACGTCATTCCTACAGCCGGTGCCAACTCCATTCTGCCCAAAGAAGTCGGGAGTACTTTCTACAACCTTCACATTTTGCACCGTTTGGAGAAAGACGTTTGCGCTGTGGCGAGTTGGGACTCTTCCATACACGACAGCGCCCATCTGAACAAAATAACCGAAC CGACAGAAAGGGTTTACATGATTTTGAGAATCACGGTTAGGTTGTCCCATCCGGCACCGATGAATTTGGTGCTGAGAAAACGTCTGGCTTTGAACATATACAAAAGGCAAAGCATTACAGATCgaatcaaaagaaaaattgttaggTCCGATGTTATCACTCAGTGTGGTGTAACGTACGAAGTTGTTTCGAACGTACCCAAAGCTTGTGAAGAACTGGAAGATCGAGAGTCGCTGGCTCAACTTGTAGCTTCCGGTGAAGAGTCATCGTTTTGTGACGGAGAGACATACATAG aaaaatatacaCGAGGGGTCAGCGCAGTGGAGAGCATATTGACTCTGGATCGTTTGAGACAAAGCGTCGCCGTCAAGGAACTTCTCCAAGCGCGAGGACAACCCTTGATGAGGAAGACCGCGAGCGTTCCCAACTTCTCCCAG TTCATGAGGCTAGATACGAGCACCGAGTCGCTCCAGATGTCGCGTTCCGAAAGCGTGTCAGAGTTGAACAGCGAACTTCACGGAGTTGCAACACCCCTCAGACCGAGGACCAGTTTCGGAAAAGATTCGGAGGGCACTCCAACCAAGCCTTTCGGCATAG CTCGACCGACTTTCTTAAATCTCAGCTTAAACCTCAACTCTTTACGATTACAACAACCTACAGGAAGTTCGAAAC TCTTTCCTGGTATCACTTCTCCGGCTAATACAAAACTGGGCTTGAGAATGACCACGCTTCATGAAGAACAACCGACGTTGCCTAGAAAACACTCGTTGGACATTTTAAGCGACAACACCATAGAAGAACAGTGCGAGGATGGACAAGACGAGAAACAAACAGTCACA CGTAACGTGAAGAGCAGAAGTAACGGACGAAGAACGATTCCTACTTCTAGAACTTTGGATTCTTTGGTGGAGCTCGCTCCCAAGTCTGGCACGCCGTCCGCAACTTCCAGCGGTTACGGTTCTCAAGCTGTTTCTTCGACGAATTTGTCAAGCGACGACTCGATGTCGTTGCGGAGCATCAGTGTTGACGAAACGCCGGATTTGGAGGGTACTCCAGCTGTGTCAAACGATTTGCAGCCGGTCACCGAAGTAGTCGACAGTTCCAGCGAAAATTATCCA GAAAGCAACAGTGGTGAAGACCAGATCGCCGACGGTGGCTCCGAAGATTACGTTCCGAACGGTGTAGACAATCATTCTGATAATAATCAAGAGAAACCTGCGTGCGACAACGAAGAAAGCACCGTCATCAAGACGAATTTGTCACCGGGAAGAGTGGTGCGGAGGAAGAAAACCTCCAAGACGCAGCACTCCCAGCGAGCATCGTTTCCACAAGCACGACCACAACTGTCGGAGAGTAAAGTTGCTCACAGTTTAGAACAGAGTCTGATCAGCACGAATCTGATTCACGACGACGAAGGCTTGGACAGTTCGACGGATCGGTTGGAAG ATGACTCCGAAAACAACTTCGGTTCGAAACCCGACTTGACCAAGCTGTCAGACGTTCCCGTCCCCGAGTGGGTCGTGTTGGGCGAGAGCGTTCTCATAAGACCTTACAACTCGTCAGGCGTCGTCGCCTACATCGGCGGCACCGAGTTCGCCTCCGGAACGTGGATCGGTGTGGAGCTTGACGCTCCCAAAG GTAAGAACGACGGGAGCATCCAAGGCGTACGTTATTTCAGCTGTCGACCGAAATACGGAATGTTCGTGCGAGCCGACAAGTTGATCTTGGACCGCAGAGGGCGCGCGATGCGCGCTTACAAAGCCGACTCTCTTGCCAATAACAAGTGTGCGTCTGGGAAAG GCGATGGCCTTCCTAGGTCGCGTTCACGTGGCGATGGTCTGAACAGTGTGGGGACGAGACCCAGTTCTAAAGCCAAATAG